A genomic window from Acidobacteriota bacterium includes:
- a CDS encoding AAA family ATPase yields MTATEITIGIISPSEETRETLRIQVGATGLATVKIELEQYCLTIGDRASRQLLEASPDIIIVDMDSTQSALQTLHFLHKAVPDTWLFVLSTSNDPQLIIETMRTGVREFFAKPLHPRNLSQAIGRYISEQQRRTKEAGKIYCVTSAKGGVGATALSINIATSLAVNPDAHVALIDLSGPIGDAATNLNLKPQFTITDVLQSASRLDPVLLESFTSRANGVSVLAGPREFNPNILYSVDAIGKVLDVATQTYTQTIIDLSSSLNKDYLQIITGMASKVVVVLTPELPAIMRTERLLRFLSSIGATDKLRVVLNRQRKSDEISESEIEKALKRSVNWKLPNNYKGAIQAINTGEPVVTANHSDLASSYRTLAYQLAELPLPEKKTGFLKFFS; encoded by the coding sequence ATGACAGCTACAGAAATCACTATCGGAATTATCTCTCCATCAGAGGAGACCAGAGAGACGTTACGCATTCAAGTGGGGGCGACCGGATTAGCTACGGTCAAAATCGAGTTGGAACAATACTGCTTGACCATCGGTGACCGGGCTTCGCGGCAATTACTCGAAGCGTCACCCGACATCATCATCGTGGATATGGATAGCACCCAATCGGCATTGCAAACCTTACATTTTTTACATAAGGCTGTACCCGATACCTGGCTATTCGTGCTTTCCACGTCCAACGACCCGCAACTGATTATCGAAACCATGCGAACCGGGGTACGCGAGTTTTTCGCCAAACCGCTGCACCCACGCAATCTTTCGCAAGCTATCGGACGTTACATCTCTGAACAACAACGACGCACCAAAGAGGCAGGAAAAATATATTGTGTGACCTCGGCTAAAGGGGGCGTTGGCGCTACCGCTTTATCCATTAACATCGCAACCTCGTTGGCAGTCAATCCCGACGCCCATGTCGCTTTGATTGATTTAAGTGGCCCGATTGGTGATGCCGCCACCAACCTGAATTTGAAACCCCAATTTACCATCACCGACGTGTTGCAATCAGCTTCCCGTTTAGACCCGGTTTTATTGGAGAGTTTCACATCGCGTGCCAATGGGGTTTCGGTTCTGGCAGGTCCTCGCGAATTCAATCCCAATATTTTGTATAGCGTCGATGCCATCGGCAAAGTGTTGGATGTCGCCACGCAAACCTACACCCAGACGATTATCGATTTGTCATCATCATTGAATAAAGATTATTTACAAATCATCACCGGCATGGCGTCGAAAGTGGTGGTGGTGCTCACCCCGGAATTGCCCGCCATTATGCGCACCGAAAGATTGCTCAGATTTTTATCATCCATCGGGGCAACCGATAAATTGCGAGTGGTGTTAAATCGTCAACGAAAATCGGATGAAATTTCCGAAAGTGAAATTGAAAAAGCCTTGAAACGTTCGGTGAATTGGAAATTGCCGAATAATTATAAAGGCGCAATTCAAGCGATCAATACCGGCGAGCCGGTGGTCACCGCAAACCACTCTGACCTCGCCTCCAGTTATCGTACATTGGCTTATCAACTGGCGGAACTTCCACTGCCAGAGAAGAAAACCGGGTTCTTAAAATTTTTCTCATAA